From Acinetobacter lwoffii, a single genomic window includes:
- the hisF gene encoding imidazole glycerol phosphate synthase subunit HisF — translation MLAKRIIPCLDVDNGRVVKGVQFLDIRDAGDPVEVARRYNEQGADEITFLDITATHHGRDTTYRTVERMAESVFVPLTVGGGVRKVEDIRLLLNAGADKVSINSAAIYNPEFVQEASQRFGAQCIVVAIDAKKTGDHKWEIFTHGGRKETGIDAIEWAVKMADFGAGELLITSMDADGTKAGYDIALMRAINDRVTVPTIASGGVGNLQHLADGIIHGGADAVLAASIFHFGQHTIPEAKAYMAAQGIEMRL, via the coding sequence ATGCTAGCTAAACGTATTATTCCTTGTCTGGACGTGGATAACGGCCGCGTGGTCAAGGGTGTCCAGTTCCTTGATATTCGTGATGCGGGTGACCCGGTCGAAGTGGCGCGCCGTTATAATGAACAAGGTGCCGATGAAATTACTTTCCTTGATATTACCGCTACACATCATGGACGCGACACGACTTACCGCACAGTAGAACGCATGGCTGAATCGGTTTTTGTACCTCTGACTGTCGGTGGCGGTGTACGTAAAGTCGAAGATATCCGTCTATTACTCAATGCCGGTGCAGACAAAGTCAGCATCAACTCGGCTGCGATTTATAATCCCGAGTTTGTGCAGGAAGCGTCTCAACGCTTTGGCGCACAGTGTATCGTTGTTGCAATTGATGCCAAAAAAACTGGCGACCACAAATGGGAAATTTTCACCCACGGTGGCCGTAAAGAAACCGGGATTGATGCGATTGAATGGGCTGTGAAAATGGCTGACTTCGGCGCAGGTGAATTACTGATTACTTCGATGGATGCCGATGGCACCAAAGCCGGTTACGACATTGCCCTGATGCGTGCCATCAATGACCGCGTCACGGTACCGACGATTGCTTCTGGTGGTGTGGGTAATTTACAGCATTTGGCGGACGGCATTATCCATGGTGGTGCTGATGCAGTACTGGCAGCTTCAATTTTCCATTTTGGCCAGCACACCATTCCGGAAGCCAAAGCCTATATGGCAGCCCAAGGTATTGAAATGCGCCTTTAA
- a CDS encoding FAD-dependent oxidoreductase, with protein sequence MISLDIAVIGSGMAGLATARILQDAGHHITIFEALPGRGMDSHSLEFEGGLIDAPLRVMNPYLWKNTLSLATHLGIKTYPVRTYMACSWLFEDKTETWLTTSRSRIGNIPIINNRKGLQQYGWRLVKGLLQLKVALTKFFKSKNQDISLAEFINRNEIEEVFWHGAVMPVLYTICTCNPKTIGEWPAKPLLIFLRQLTDGDALLRLQGGTPALVDKLIEGIQIEDGSAITLVQEQGDQVKVENAAGYSKLFDRVIVATPTTKIEEFLDPVQFASEIELLKKFKFEQGELVIHTDASVMPPKRKDWAVLSYMMDRKFTRQQFTVWLNSIEPSLVGKSAVFQTWRPVTEIDPKKVIKSVMLTRAVVDANTVALNKELQQRHLDANRKVFFCGSWSCDGLPILESAVTSAMKIAEIFGAPLPFEGLKPVVEVAPQLGY encoded by the coding sequence ATGATCAGTTTGGATATCGCAGTAATTGGTAGTGGCATGGCCGGACTGGCTACAGCCAGAATTCTCCAGGACGCAGGGCATCACATCACGATTTTTGAAGCACTTCCAGGTCGCGGCATGGACAGTCATAGCCTTGAATTTGAAGGGGGCCTGATTGACGCACCTTTACGTGTGATGAACCCCTATCTGTGGAAAAACACCCTGAGTCTAGCCACACATCTGGGCATTAAAACTTATCCGGTGCGGACCTATATGGCCTGCAGCTGGTTATTTGAAGATAAAACTGAAACCTGGCTGACCACATCGCGCAGCCGAATTGGCAATATCCCGATCATCAATAACCGGAAAGGCCTGCAACAATATGGCTGGCGTCTGGTCAAAGGCCTGTTGCAGTTAAAAGTTGCATTGACCAAATTCTTTAAATCGAAAAATCAGGACATCAGCCTGGCAGAATTTATCAATCGTAACGAGATTGAAGAAGTGTTCTGGCACGGTGCGGTGATGCCGGTGCTATATACCATCTGTACCTGCAATCCGAAAACCATTGGTGAATGGCCAGCTAAACCGTTGTTAATTTTTCTGCGTCAATTAACCGATGGCGATGCGTTACTGCGTCTGCAAGGCGGTACACCAGCGTTGGTCGATAAGCTGATTGAAGGCATTCAAATTGAAGACGGTTCAGCAATTACACTGGTACAAGAGCAGGGCGATCAGGTCAAAGTTGAAAATGCGGCCGGTTATTCAAAACTGTTTGACCGGGTGATTGTCGCGACACCGACCACCAAAATTGAGGAGTTCCTGGATCCGGTACAATTCGCCAGTGAAATTGAATTATTGAAGAAATTCAAATTCGAACAAGGCGAACTGGTGATTCATACCGATGCCAGCGTAATGCCGCCAAAACGTAAAGACTGGGCCGTACTCAGCTATATGATGGACCGTAAATTTACTCGTCAGCAATTTACCGTGTGGCTTAACTCGATTGAACCTTCTCTGGTCGGCAAGTCGGCCGTATTTCAGACCTGGCGTCCGGTAACCGAGATTGATCCGAAAAAAGTGATCAAATCGGTGATGCTAACGCGTGCAGTGGTCGATGCCAATACCGTAGCACTGAATAAGGAATTGCAGCAACGTCATCTGGATGCCAATCGTAAAGTCTTCTTCTGCGGTTCATGGTCATGTGACGGTTTGCCAATTCTGGAATCGGCAGTGACCTCAGCGATGAAAATTGCGGAAATTTTTGGTGCACCTTTACCATTTGAGGGTTTAAAACCTGTGGTCGAGGTTGCACCGCAACTGGGTTATTAA
- a CDS encoding DUF4870 family protein — MNYSIDKDSNRTLTFALYILYIMAIFSAGLLAVVALIINYVKRRDVRGSIFESHFTWQIRSFWWYLFWNIVAFIPFFFLFFTGEDPNLFAGVAFGASAFCLVVVVLAWIWIVYRAIRGIMRLNDNRPMYSK; from the coding sequence GTGAACTATTCCATTGATAAAGACTCAAACCGCACACTGACTTTTGCACTGTACATTTTATATATTATGGCCATTTTTAGTGCTGGCCTGCTGGCTGTCGTGGCGTTGATCATTAACTATGTGAAACGGCGCGATGTGCGCGGTTCCATCTTTGAAAGCCATTTTACCTGGCAGATCCGCAGTTTCTGGTGGTATCTGTTCTGGAATATCGTCGCCTTTATTCCATTTTTCTTTTTGTTCTTTACCGGTGAAGATCCTAACCTGTTTGCAGGGGTCGCATTTGGTGCATCCGCGTTCTGTTTAGTGGTGGTGGTTTTGGCCTGGATCTGGATTGTGTATCGGGCGATTCGCGGCATCATGCGCTTAAATGACAATAGACCGATGTATAGCAAATAA
- a CDS encoding DMT family transporter, whose translation MSTLISKNHSGWMVKAPQLALILITIIWGGSFITVQYGLNFSSPIMFVGLRFAAAALAVTLISLKSLKGMNLKEVFAGAVIGIMIAIGYGTQTVGLQTISSSESAFLTALYVPLVPILLWLMFRKKPHVMTWIGALFAFIGLVFLTGNGFAAIQLSFGQTLTLLGSIAIALEIIFISHFAEQVNVRRVTVLQLIFASLFCFMIAPVLGESQLPGFHWHLAGILVGLGIASALIQLVMNWAQRMVDPSQAAIIYAGEPVWAALFGRLAGERLPALALVGGLMVVLGVIASEWKPKFLRKEPTEELKQDLS comes from the coding sequence ATGTCTACACTTATTTCCAAAAATCACTCCGGCTGGATGGTAAAAGCACCGCAACTCGCCCTGATCCTGATCACCATTATCTGGGGCGGCAGTTTTATTACTGTGCAATACGGGCTAAATTTTAGCAGTCCGATTATGTTTGTCGGCCTGCGCTTTGCTGCGGCAGCGCTTGCTGTCACCCTAATTTCACTGAAGTCGCTAAAAGGCATGAACCTGAAAGAAGTGTTCGCTGGCGCGGTGATTGGCATCATGATCGCCATTGGCTACGGCACCCAAACTGTGGGTTTGCAGACCATCAGCAGCAGTGAGTCGGCTTTTTTAACGGCCTTGTATGTTCCGCTGGTTCCGATCCTGCTCTGGCTCATGTTCCGTAAAAAACCGCATGTCATGACCTGGATCGGAGCGCTGTTTGCCTTTATCGGTCTGGTGTTTTTGACAGGAAATGGTTTTGCTGCGATTCAGCTCAGTTTCGGGCAAACCCTGACTTTGCTCGGTTCGATTGCGATTGCACTGGAGATTATTTTTATCAGCCATTTTGCCGAGCAGGTGAATGTCCGCCGGGTCACGGTGCTGCAACTGATTTTTGCATCCCTGTTCTGCTTCATGATCGCACCTGTTTTAGGTGAATCTCAGTTACCTGGATTTCACTGGCATCTGGCAGGAATTTTAGTCGGTTTAGGCATTGCCAGTGCCTTGATCCAACTGGTGATGAACTGGGCGCAGCGCATGGTCGATCCATCACAGGCAGCAATTATCTATGCCGGCGAACCGGTATGGGCAGCCCTGTTTGGCCGTCTGGCCGGAGAACGGCTACCTGCACTCGCGCTAGTCGGTGGATTGATGGTGGTGCTTGGCGTGATTGCCAGTGAATGGAAACCAAAGTTTTTAAGAAAAGAACCCACAGAAGAATTAAAGCAAGATCTTTCTTAA
- a CDS encoding DUF1294 domain-containing protein translates to MRDQGRLVEWFDDQGYGFIQPSDPAKDRVFLHIKDFAKPDPRPIVGCALDYLVILDKRGRYRAQQVMYLKAVQAKSLQAKFKPSKPQQTQKLQPMQIACVAYILLLVALTLGGLLSGLVLLLVSLMNALSYWLYAQDKEAAQLGNRRIPENTLHLVAFLGGWPAAWLAQQKLRHKTQKQPFRQIYFCTIAFNIILILWLISPLNSLNI, encoded by the coding sequence ATGCGCGATCAGGGACGTTTGGTGGAATGGTTTGATGATCAGGGTTATGGTTTTATCCAGCCTAGTGATCCGGCCAAAGATCGCGTATTTCTGCATATCAAGGACTTTGCCAAGCCTGACCCACGTCCAATCGTGGGCTGTGCGCTGGATTATCTGGTGATTCTGGATAAACGCGGCCGTTATCGTGCGCAGCAGGTGATGTACCTGAAAGCAGTACAAGCCAAAAGTCTGCAAGCAAAATTCAAACCCTCCAAGCCACAGCAGACACAGAAATTACAGCCGATGCAGATTGCCTGTGTGGCCTATATTCTTTTACTGGTGGCTTTGACCTTGGGTGGTTTACTGAGTGGACTGGTGTTGTTGCTGGTCAGCCTGATGAATGCGCTCAGCTACTGGCTTTATGCCCAAGACAAAGAAGCAGCCCAGTTGGGCAACCGTCGTATTCCGGAAAATACTCTGCATCTGGTGGCTTTCTTGGGCGGCTGGCCAGCAGCATGGTTGGCACAGCAGAAATTACGGCATAAAACACAAAAACAACCTTTCCGGCAGATATATTTTTGTACCATAGCCTTTAACATCATTTTGATTCTATGGCTGATTTCCCCGTTGAATAGTTTAAATATCTAG
- a CDS encoding DNA/RNA non-specific endonuclease has product MAKKQRKSKNSFFQFLNDNSIKVILGVVASSSFAIAFGQEKISQWVSLSSSSNSACLNQFYRDVPPYLIKDSLKKDSYSLCFNGFNVGYSGVSKTPLWVAEALTPARLSQKIPREDNFHEEDRVSAKHRATLADYRGSGYDRGHMAPNADMPNKAAQSDSFSLANMVPQAPKNNQQVWRELEEATRAIVTKQKQDVYVVTGPVFAGKKLKTIGNGVIVPTAVYKAVYMPKTGAIGAYYAPNDNSLKVRIVSVCYLEEQLGINLFPQLTEEQKRNTYKLPLTGNAVKANQKIEYSNWDAESQCAEEVSEENLQALQREFKSSGSGSSTSSATGGAIDNATQDAIVKQLIDALLQYILQLLK; this is encoded by the coding sequence ATGGCCAAGAAGCAGCGTAAATCCAAGAACTCTTTTTTTCAGTTTTTAAATGATAATAGTATTAAAGTCATTCTGGGCGTGGTGGCTTCGAGCAGCTTCGCCATCGCTTTTGGCCAGGAAAAAATCAGTCAGTGGGTGTCACTATCCTCTTCCAGCAATTCTGCCTGTCTGAACCAGTTTTATCGGGATGTGCCGCCATATTTGATAAAAGACAGTCTAAAAAAAGACAGCTATTCACTGTGTTTTAATGGCTTTAATGTCGGTTATTCCGGGGTATCTAAAACGCCACTTTGGGTTGCAGAAGCCTTAACGCCAGCACGCTTAAGCCAGAAAATTCCCCGTGAAGATAATTTTCATGAAGAAGATCGGGTCAGTGCGAAGCATCGTGCCACATTGGCAGATTATCGCGGTTCGGGTTATGACCGCGGTCATATGGCGCCGAATGCGGATATGCCTAACAAGGCTGCGCAGTCTGACAGTTTTTCATTGGCCAATATGGTGCCGCAAGCGCCCAAGAATAATCAGCAGGTCTGGCGTGAGCTGGAAGAGGCCACCCGTGCTATTGTGACCAAGCAGAAACAGGATGTTTATGTGGTGACCGGACCGGTCTTTGCCGGGAAGAAGCTGAAAACCATTGGCAATGGCGTGATTGTGCCGACCGCGGTCTATAAGGCGGTTTATATGCCGAAAACCGGTGCTATTGGTGCTTACTATGCACCGAATGACAATTCACTCAAAGTACGTATTGTCAGTGTCTGCTATCTGGAAGAACAGCTTGGAATTAACCTGTTCCCGCAGCTTACCGAAGAACAGAAACGCAATACCTATAAGCTGCCACTGACCGGAAATGCCGTAAAAGCCAACCAGAAAATTGAATACTCTAATTGGGATGCAGAAAGCCAGTGTGCCGAAGAGGTTTCCGAAGAAAACCTGCAGGCACTGCAACGCGAGTTTAAGTCTTCCGGTTCAGGCAGCTCGACCTCCTCAGCGACTGGCGGTGCGATAGACAATGCAACGCAAGATGCCATTGTGAAACAGCTGATTGATGCCTTGTTGCAATATATTTTGCAGCTGTTGAAATAA
- a CDS encoding potassium transporter Kup, whose translation MQSTAQKAALPVITLAALGVVFGDIGTSPLYALRQCFLTAHLAISEASVLGILSLIFWCMMLTISFKYVMVIMRADNNGEGGIMSLLALNLRTTRISDQKKIFLIALGFVGASLFFGDGIITPAISVLSAIEGLSIATPIFNQWLVPLSIGILAGLFMVQRHGTATMGKFFGPLTMLWFLSIGGFGLWSIIQTPFVLWMVNPYWAYHFVVDQPYVAFLTMGAVILTMTGGEAIYADMGHFGRLPIRLAWFIIVLPCLLLNYAGQGALLLRSPEALANPFYMLLPDWALFPMIGLATAAAVIASQAVITGVFSMVNQAIQLRYLPRLSVKHTSALERGQIYLPFINWMLFISVLILILLFENSANLASAYGVAVTMTMLCGTILISILAYGFWRWPVWKVALFAVPFLALDLVFVASTSLKIASGGWVPILIGAVLFMILMTWKDGRALVLNRLEQDALPIDLFIKSISMGEGTKFVPGDAIFLTGTPNIVPHAMLHNIKHNKVLHERNIMLTVITRDIPFVDRQDRIELEKLSEHFYRVFIYYGFKDQPNIPEALQQAYEQWDFEYDLMQISFFISRERIMHTVGEGMAPWREKLFISMQRNTSPVSDFYQIPPNRVVELGTQIQM comes from the coding sequence ATGCAAAGCACTGCACAAAAGGCGGCTCTCCCGGTGATTACACTGGCTGCGCTTGGGGTCGTTTTCGGAGATATTGGTACCAGTCCGCTCTATGCACTGCGCCAATGCTTCCTCACCGCACATCTCGCCATTAGCGAAGCTTCTGTACTCGGTATCCTGTCCCTGATTTTCTGGTGCATGATGCTTACCATCAGCTTTAAATATGTCATGGTAATCATGCGTGCTGATAACAACGGCGAAGGCGGGATCATGTCACTGTTGGCATTAAACCTGCGTACCACACGAATCTCTGATCAAAAGAAAATATTCCTGATTGCTTTGGGCTTTGTCGGCGCATCGTTATTTTTCGGTGACGGGATTATTACCCCGGCAATCTCCGTGCTCTCAGCCATTGAAGGCCTGAGTATTGCCACACCCATTTTCAATCAGTGGCTGGTGCCTTTATCCATCGGGATTTTGGCCGGGCTGTTTATGGTTCAGCGACACGGCACAGCCACGATGGGCAAGTTTTTTGGACCTTTAACCATGCTCTGGTTTTTGTCGATTGGCGGTTTTGGTTTGTGGAGCATCATCCAGACCCCGTTTGTACTCTGGATGGTGAATCCCTACTGGGCCTATCATTTTGTGGTCGATCAGCCCTATGTGGCTTTTCTGACCATGGGGGCGGTGATTCTGACCATGACTGGGGGTGAAGCGATTTATGCCGATATGGGGCATTTTGGCCGTCTGCCGATTCGTCTGGCCTGGTTCATTATCGTCTTGCCATGTTTATTACTGAATTATGCCGGGCAAGGCGCCTTGTTACTGCGTAGTCCTGAAGCACTGGCGAATCCTTTCTATATGCTGCTGCCAGACTGGGCCTTGTTCCCGATGATTGGACTGGCGACTGCAGCGGCGGTGATTGCCTCACAGGCGGTCATTACTGGGGTATTTTCTATGGTCAATCAGGCCATTCAATTGCGTTATTTGCCGCGCCTGTCAGTCAAGCATACCTCTGCATTGGAGCGCGGCCAGATTTATCTGCCTTTTATTAACTGGATGCTGTTTATCTCGGTGCTGATCCTGATTTTACTGTTTGAAAATAGTGCCAATCTGGCCAGTGCTTATGGCGTTGCGGTGACCATGACTATGCTCTGCGGCACCATTTTGATTTCGATTCTAGCCTATGGTTTCTGGCGTTGGCCGGTCTGGAAAGTAGCTTTATTTGCTGTACCATTCCTGGCACTGGATTTGGTTTTTGTGGCCTCAACGTCCTTGAAAATCGCTTCGGGTGGCTGGGTGCCGATTCTGATTGGCGCGGTACTGTTTATGATTCTCATGACTTGGAAAGATGGGCGTGCGTTGGTACTGAACCGTTTGGAACAGGATGCCTTGCCGATTGATCTGTTTATTAAAAGTATTTCGATGGGGGAAGGCACCAAATTTGTGCCAGGCGATGCCATTTTCCTGACCGGCACACCAAATATTGTTCCGCATGCCATGTTGCATAATATTAAGCACAATAAGGTCTTGCATGAACGCAATATCATGTTGACGGTGATTACCCGGGATATTCCTTTTGTCGACAGACAGGACCGAATTGAACTGGAAAAACTGAGTGAGCATTTTTACCGGGTGTTTATCTATTATGGTTTTAAGGATCAGCCGAATATTCCGGAAGCTTTACAACAGGCCTATGAGCAATGGGATTTTGAATATGACCTGATGCAGATCAGTTTCTTTATTTCACGTGAACGGATTATGCATACTGTGGGTGAGGGCATGGCACCGTGGCGGGAAAAGCTGTTTATTTCTATGCAGCGCAATACCAGTCCGGTCAGTGATTTCTATCAGATTCCACCCAACCGTGTGGTCGAGCTGGGCACCCAGATTCAGATGTAA
- a CDS encoding SAM-dependent methyltransferase: MQWLQALRQRLPQHKYAIDAAVLGDHAQFPWSNLGYWQAGQQDYTAACRMLTDHLAQTVNLNSKDKLLDLGCGQGASLLYWQQHYQVQYLAGVELQAACVANIQQHLPELNAIYQASFLRLKELPFSQRFDVVLCLDAAYHSPVPLFLEQIRSVLNSNARIGFHHLVLSERWENLNALQRRKYQFLLKSADVNLKDLMTVGALFACLDRFEFKNIQIQDLSEPVFSGFADYVQKTLNSKASNDQVQGSKLDHFKIQMTAKLCRKLYQEGIMRYVQVTAQSKH, from the coding sequence ATGCAATGGCTTCAGGCACTGCGTCAGCGTCTTCCCCAGCACAAGTATGCAATTGATGCCGCTGTGTTGGGCGATCATGCGCAATTTCCCTGGAGCAATTTAGGGTATTGGCAAGCAGGTCAGCAGGATTATACGGCTGCCTGTCGTATGCTCACCGATCACCTTGCACAAACTGTAAATTTAAATTCAAAAGATAAACTGCTGGATTTAGGCTGCGGTCAGGGTGCAAGTTTGCTGTACTGGCAACAACACTATCAGGTGCAATATCTGGCGGGGGTTGAGCTGCAGGCTGCCTGTGTGGCTAATATTCAGCAACATTTGCCAGAACTGAATGCCATTTATCAGGCGTCATTTTTGCGTTTAAAAGAATTGCCATTTTCCCAGCGTTTTGATGTGGTGCTGTGTCTGGATGCGGCTTATCACAGTCCTGTGCCTTTATTCTTGGAGCAGATCCGTAGTGTTTTAAATTCAAATGCGCGGATTGGTTTTCATCATCTGGTTTTGTCCGAGCGCTGGGAAAATTTAAATGCCTTACAACGGCGTAAATATCAGTTTTTATTGAAATCTGCTGATGTGAATTTAAAAGATTTAATGACAGTGGGGGCACTGTTTGCCTGTCTGGATCGTTTTGAATTTAAAAATATCCAGATTCAGGATCTGTCCGAGCCGGTATTTTCCGGCTTCGCTGATTACGTGCAAAAAACTTTGAATTCAAAAGCATCAAATGATCAGGTTCAAGGCTCAAAACTGGATCATTTTAAAATTCAGATGACAGCGAAACTATGCCGAAAATTATATCAGGAAGGGATCATGAGATATGTGCAAGTGACGGCACAATCGAAGCACTAG
- a CDS encoding homoserine kinase, producing MSVYTTLTLKEVQDFAAPYGLKAIDLIPIQGGIQNTNYFLVCEDQQYVLTVFEDMDEQAAGELVPVLEHLGRAGLAVPVPLSHSGKAIHSIKDKPAQIAPRLMGEHPMPSTIAQVEAIAVAQAKMHVALKDFNLQRNFVRDHAYWLAVSQEIKPSLSPADKVLLGKLLGLYEALTAVYPDRPRGFIHSDLFRDNTLFEGDQLNGILDFYELNKDEWLFDIAITLNDFCTEYPDVVLNEEKAIAFLNAYEMIRPLTSDERACLELYLAMAAGRFWMMRLQVAQRNAALGRTGEDILQKNPDEMRNMLIERLKFVTA from the coding sequence ATGTCGGTTTATACCACTTTGACTTTAAAGGAAGTTCAGGATTTTGCAGCGCCTTATGGTTTAAAGGCGATTGATCTGATTCCCATTCAAGGCGGTATTCAAAATACCAACTATTTTTTAGTCTGCGAAGATCAGCAATATGTGTTGACGGTGTTTGAAGATATGGATGAGCAGGCGGCAGGTGAACTGGTTCCTGTGCTGGAACATCTGGGTCGGGCCGGGTTGGCCGTTCCCGTGCCTTTGTCGCATTCAGGCAAGGCCATTCACAGCATTAAAGATAAACCGGCACAGATTGCACCACGCCTGATGGGTGAACATCCGATGCCATCTACCATCGCGCAAGTTGAAGCGATTGCTGTGGCTCAGGCGAAAATGCATGTGGCTCTCAAAGACTTTAACCTGCAACGTAATTTCGTCCGTGATCATGCATATTGGCTAGCCGTTTCTCAAGAGATCAAACCGAGCTTGAGTCCGGCAGATAAAGTCTTGCTCGGCAAATTATTAGGTTTATATGAGGCGTTGACGGCGGTATATCCAGACCGTCCACGCGGTTTCATTCATTCAGATCTGTTCCGTGACAATACCTTATTTGAAGGCGATCAGCTGAATGGTATTCTGGATTTTTATGAGCTAAATAAAGATGAATGGCTGTTTGATATTGCTATTACGTTAAATGACTTCTGTACCGAATATCCTGACGTGGTCTTGAACGAAGAAAAAGCGATTGCCTTTTTAAATGCCTATGAAATGATTCGTCCTTTAACCAGTGATGAACGCGCTTGTCTGGAATTGTATCTGGCTATGGCAGCAGGACGGTTCTGGATGATGCGCCTGCAGGTGGCTCAGCGTAATGCAGCATTAGGCCGGACCGGCGAAGATATTTTGCAAAAAAATCCGGACGAAATGCGTAATATGCTAATTGAACGCTTAAAATTCGTCACCGCTTAA